GATCACGAAGCGGGAGGACCCGCGGGACGTGCTGGTCTCGCCGAGCTATGCCTCGCTGCAGGCGTTGCCGAAGGGGGCGAGGCTGGGCACGAGCAGTCCGCGCCGGGCGGCGCAGATGCGGGCCTGGCGGCCCGACCTAGCGGTGCTGCCCATCCGGGGAAACGTGGGCACGCGGATCGCGAAGGCGGGCGGGCCGGGGTTCGACGGCGTGGTGCTGGCGGCGGCAGGCGTTCACCGGCTAGGCATGCATAGGCACATCAGGGAATATATCGCTCCGAGTATCTGTATCCCGGAGCCAGGGCAGGGCGCGCTGGCCCTGGAGGTTCGCGCCGGCGATGGGGCGACGGCGAAGATCGCGGCTGCGGCGCGGGACCGGGCGGCCACGGCGGCCGTGACGGCGGAGGTGGCGGTGCTGCGCGCCTTGGGCGGCGGCTGCAAGACGCCCATCGCGGCATACGCCGAGCGCAAGGGCGCGAAGCTCTATCTGCGCGCGATGGTCTCCGATACGGCGGGGCGGCGGGTGCTGAGGGCGACGGCGAGCGGCACAGACAATCACCCCGAGCGCCTGGGCACACGCCTGGCGAACCGCCTCCTGGCGATGGGCGCGGCCGACGTGCTCGCGGGAGAGAAAGAGAAGGCATGAGCAGAGAACGAGCGGCGAAGCCTCTAAGCGGGAAGCGTGTGATGGTGACGCGCTCCCCAGACCAATCTTCGGCCTTTGCCAATCTCCTGGCGGAGGCGGGTGCGGCGCCGGTGGTGATCCCGGCGATCATCGTGGGGCCGCCACCGGACTGGCGGCCTATGGATGAGGCCATCGCGCGCCTTGGCAATCACGATTGGGTGGTCTTCACCAGCTCCAACGGCGTTGACTATTTCTTCAAGCGGCTTGCGCACGCCGGGAAGGATGCCGCCGCCCTGGCGGGCAACAAGGTGGCGACGGTTGGGCGCGCGACGGCGAACACGCTGAGAGGGCACTGTCGTGAGCCGGATTTCGTGCCGTCCAAGCACACATCGGAAGTGCTGGTGAAGGAGATGGGCGAGGCGAGGCTGAAGGGCAAGCGCGTCCTGACGCCGCGCTCGGACATCGCGCCGGACGCGATCGTGAAGCAGATGCAGGCGATGGGAGCGACGGTGACCGATGTGCCCGCCTACCATACGGCCATGCCGGAGGAATCGCGGACGAAGGCCGTGCGGGCGATGACCGGAGGCGAAGTGGACATCGTGACGTTCACAAGCTCGTCCACGGTGATGAGCCTGATGACACTCCTGGGCGATAAGGCGAGGCCGCTTATCAACGGGGTCACGGTGGCATGCATCGGCCCCGTGACGGCCAAGACGGCGGAGGAGAACGGCCTGCGGGTGGATGTGATGGCGGGCGACAATACGACGACCGGGTTGGTGGCGGCGCTGGAGGCGTGGGCGGCGAGAAAGGGAGGATAGGGATGGCGGCGATATTTCCCGTCTTGCGGATGCGGCGGTTGCGGCGGAGCGAGCCGGTGCGGCAGCTGGTGCGCGAGACTTCGCTTTCGCCCCAGGACTTCATCTATCCGATGTTCGTGACACACGGGAAGGGCGTGCGCAAGGAGATCTCGGCGATGCCGGGCTGCTACCACCTTTCGCCGGACGAGGCGGTTCGCGAGGCTCAGGAGGTGAAGCGCCTGGGCATCCCGGCGGTGCTGCTCTTCGGCATCCCAGCATCGAAAGACGGCGTTGGGAGCGAGGCCTATGTGGAGAGCGGCATCGTGCAGCAGGCGGTGCGGGCGATCAAGCAGGCCGTTCCAGAGATAGTCGTCGTTACGGACGTCTGCCTGTGCGAATATACCGACCACGGGCACTGTGGCATCGTAGTGGACGGGCATGTGGAGAATGACAAGAGCCTGGAGCTCATCGCGCAGGCGGCGCTTTCACACGCCAAGGCGGGGGCGGACGTCGTCGCGCCGTCAGACATGATGGACGGGCGCGTGGCGGCGATCCGAAGACTCCTGGACGCCGACGGCTTCAGCACAACGCCCATCATGTCCTACGCGGCGAAGTACGCTTCCGCGTTCTTCGGGCCATTCCGCGAAGCGGCAGGCTCGGCGCCGCAGTTCGGCGACCGGCGCGGGTACCAGATGGACCCGGCGAACGCGCGGGAGGCGCTGCGCGAGATGGAGATGGATATTGGCGAAGGGGCGGACATCATCATGGTGAAGCCGGCACTGGCCTATCTGGATATCATCGCGCGGGCACGGCAGCGGTTCGACCTGCCCATAGCGGCATACAATGTGAGCGGCGAGTATTCGATGCTGAAGGCGGCGGCGCGCAACGGCTGGCTGGACGAGCGGCGCTCCGTGATGGAGGCGCTAACGGGCATCAAGCGCGCGGGGGCGGACATCATCATCACCTACCACGCCAAGGATGCGGCGAAGTGGCTGAGCGAGTAAAATTGCCAGCCGTGGATGAAACATTTTGAGAGGATTTTCCGTCTTATCGCTATGGAGGAATTCCATTCGTTCTATAAGCACGAGCAGGCATGGTTCTGGTCGGCGTCGTGGCAAGAGGCCGAAGCGGAGGCAGAGGCGGATATCAAGGCCGGCCGGGTGAAGAAGTTCGCCTCTGCTGAGGCCATGCTGCGGGACCTCGATGCCTAGCCGCTCCGAAAGGCTCTTTCAAGAGGCACAGCGGTATCTGCCCGGCGGCGTTGACAGCCCGGTTCGCGCCTTCCGCGCGGTGGGCGGCGCGCCGCGATTCATCGCGCGCGGCAGGGGGGCGTACCTTTTCGATGCCGACGGCAAGCGCTACGTTGACTACGTCGGCTCCTGGGGGCCGCTGATCTTGGGCCACGCCCATCCGAAAGTTGTGGCGGCGCTGCAGAAGGCGGCGAGGCTGGGGACGAGCTATGGCGCGCCGACGGAGCTGGAGACGACGCTGGCAAAGCTGGTGGTGAAAGCCTTCCCCTCGATAGAGATGCTGCGGTTCGTCAGCTCCGGCACGGAGGCGTGCATGAGCGCCATCCGGGCGGCGCGGGCCTACACGGGCCGCGACACGATTGTCAAGTTCGACGGCTGTTACCACGGCCACTCCGACGGCCTACTGGTGAAGGCAGGCTCCGGCGGCGCGACCTTCGGCGTGCCGGACAGCGCGGGGGTGCCCGCGGCCTACGCGGCGCTGACGCTGGTGGCGAAGTATAACGACGCTTCTTCCGTGGAGGCGCTGCTGCAGGCGAACAAGGGCAAAGTGGCGGCGATCATCATCGAGCCGATCGCGGCGAACATCGGCGTTGTGCCGCCGAAGCCGGGGTTCCTCAAGGCGTTGCGGGAGATGGCGGATGCCCACGGCGTGCTGCTCATCTTTGATGAGGTGATCAGCGGCTTTCGCGTCGCCTTCGGCGGCGCACAGCAGCTCTACGGCATCAAGGCCGACCTGACGTGCCTGGGGAAGATCATCGGCGGTGGCATGCCTGTAGGCGCGTACGGCGGTCGCAGAGAGATCATGGAGAAGATCGCGCCGCTCGGCCCGGCCTATCAGGCGGGAACGCTTTCCGGCAACCCGTTGGCGATGACGGCGGGCATAGAGACGCTGAAGGCGCTTTCGGCGGCGGGTGTCTACAAGCGGCTGGAGAAGGCGTCCAATGCGTTGGAGGTGGGATTGGGGGAGGCGGCGCGGAAGAACGGGCGGGAGGTCGCCATCACGCGCATGGGCTCGCTGTTGACGCTCTTCTTCGCCAAGGGCCCCGCCGATTCGTGGGCGGCGGTGGAAAAGGCGGACCGCCAGCAGTTCGGGGCCTTTTTCCACAGGATGCTGGAGTCCTGCATCTACCTGCCGCCTTCGCAGTTCGAGGCGTGGTTCGTCTCGCTGGCCCATAGCGAGAGCGATATCCAAAAGACAGTAAGGGCGGCGGAGAAAGCGCTGGCGGCATAGGTCCAGGCCTATCCACAATAGACAGCTTTCCCTTGTGGCGGTTTTCCTACATGTTGTATACTACCGCCACTCTTTCGGGGGTGGCGCATGAAGCTCTCTTGTCTGCAAGAGAACCTGAGTCGTGGGCTGGCCATTGTGGGCCGCGCGGTGGCAACGCGCACAACGTTGCCGATCACGAATAACGTCTACCTGGCGACGGAGAATGGCAGGCTGAAGCTCGCCGCCACGAACCTTGAGATCGCCATTGTCCACTGGGTCGGCGCGAAGATCGAGAAGGAAGGGGCCATCACCGTTCCCGCGCGCTTGCTCACGGACTTCGTCAATTCGCTCCCGAACGATAAGGTGGAGATGGACCTTTCCGGCAAGTCCAAGAGCCTCCAGCTGAAATGCGCCAAGTTCGAGGCGCGGTTCAGCGGCATGGACGCCGAGGACTTCCCGCCGATCCCGACGATTGACCAGGGCGTGACGATGAAGATCGAGGCGGAGCATCTGCGCACCGCCATCGGCAGGGTCGTCTTCGCGGCGGCGACGGAGGATTCGCGGCCTGTGCTGACGGGCGTCAACCTGGAGGTGGAGGGCGACATGCTGACGCTGGCCGCCGCCGACGGCTTCCGCCTCTCCGTGGACAAGACGAAGGTGAGCACGCCGGTGAAGGAGAAGCTGTCCGTCATCGTCCCGGCGCGCGCGTTGAACGAAGTAGGGAAGCTCATCGCCGAGGCGAAGGACCCCGTGACGGTCACGGTGAACGCGGCGAAGAGCCAGATCCTCTTCTCCATGGAGAATGTGCGGCTCGTCTCGCAGCTCATCCAAGGGGCCTTCCCCAACTATTCGCAGTTGATCCCGCAGAAGCACAGCACCCGGGTCACGGTTGACCTGGAGGAGTTCCTGCGCGCGACGAAGGCGGCTTCGATCTTCGCGCGGGACGCCAGCGGCATCGTGCGGCTGCACATGACGCCGAAGGACGGGGCGGACGGCGAGGGCAAAGTGGCGGTCTCCGCCAGGGCGGAAGAGGTAGGCGACAACGTGGGCGAAATCGAGGCGCACATCGGGGGGCCGGAGGCGAAGATCGCCTTCAACGCGAAGTACCTGACGGACGTGCTCAACGTCATCGGCAAAGGGGAGCTGCTGCTGGACGTGACGAACGCCTCAAGCCCGGGGCTCTTCCACCTCAGCGGCGCCAAGGACGCGAATTACAAGCACGTGGTCATGCCGATGTTTGTGCAGTGGTAGGGCTGAGCGCATAGCGCGCGCTTCAGGATTCGGTCTCCCTCATACAACCTTCGTGTCGTTGGCAAGGGACCTACCGCGGCAATCCCAGACCTCGCGTCGCGATTAGATTTCGTTGGATCTCGTTCGTGCCGCCGGCGATGGATGTGCTTAGCGATAGGGCATACATCCGCAGCAGTCTCCCTGCCAGCTTCGCATGCTTTGATTCGGTCTCAACTTGACCGTACAGGCCGAGCAGCTGCATGCCTACCCGAGCCATGGCCTGGAGCAGCTCTGCCCCAGATACCTTGGTGATTGAGGCTTGGGTGGTGGGGAGTTCTCCCTTGGCAAAGGCCTGGGCCACCCGGTAGGCCATCAGCCGATTCATGTTCACTCGAATAACAAGATCGGCGAGGCTCTGGCGAATAAGCCTTGCCGACGCGCTCTCACGGCTGAGCGCGGAAATATCCCTGACATATGCGACAAGCTCCTCGAGTGTCCTGCGCCCCCTGGCGGAGTAGTCGATCCGTTGCCGTTCGAATGTCAGCAGCGTCACCGATACAGCCCAACCGCGATTCTTCTCGCCGACAAGCCAGCGCTTCGGGATCCGGACGTCATCGAGAGTAACCTCATTGAAATGATGGCCGCCGATCATGTCATGGATAGGCCGCACCGTCACTCCCGGCGACTTCATATCAAGGAGCAGAAAGCTCAGCCCATTGTGGCGAGAGTTTGCCTCTCCTGTACGCGCCAAGAGGAACATCCAGTTCGATAGGTGCGCGTTGCTTATCCAGACCTTTCGCCCGGTGACGATGAAGTCATCTCCATCCTCCACCGCCCGGGTTGTGAGGGAGGCGAGGTCCGAGCCGGTTCCCGGCTCGGAGTAGCCCTGGCACCATACCATCTCCCCTCTGGAAAGCGGGGGCAGAAAGGTACGCTTCTGCTCCTCGGTGCCATGAAGGGCCAATGTCGGCCCCAAGAGCTCGACGCCGATGTCCCGGACTGAGGCTCGATGGTAGGCCAGTTCTTCGAGGTAGATCGTCTGCATGATCGGCGATTCGCCGAGCCCGCCGTATTCCTTAGCCCAACCTATCGTCAGCCAGCCCTTCTTCGCCAATTTCTTGCGTAAAACGAGGATGACCTCCATGTTTCGTTCTTCGCTGCTGAGAACCGGGCCGTCCCAATCCGGCGGCAGCGATGCCTGCAGGAAACTCCGCATATCGTGTTGGAAGCGCTCTTCAGTTTCGGAGAAAGAGAAGTGCATAGGTATCTCCCGGAGGCTACAGGTCGGAGGCCAAGGCCGCGCTGAGCAATGATGTTTCGGTGAATCTCATTTGTCCAACTCGGTTTGTGATAGATCTGCGCAGGTCTCTTACCTTCAAGGAAGGGCGCCGGCGTTCGGCATATCAAAGTCTGAAGACCCATTGCCCAATCATGCGCCGGTTTACCATACATCCCGCTATGGGTTCAATGATGGCCGAGCGCCGGAGGATGCACGCTCGAAGGCCCGATACATCGGGGCCTTGTTTTTTCTCAGGCGGAATCTATGATTGTGGCGACAGCTTCGTCAGGAGCCTGTGATGCAATTCGGATTGTTCACCTGGTTCAACCCGCTGCCTGGGCAATCGGAGGCTGAATCCTTCGCGTGGGGATTCCAGGAGATCGAGACGGCGGAGGCCATGGGCTGGGACACCGTCTGGCTACCGCAGCAGCGCTTCTCCGGATCGCTGATCCTCAGCGCCTCTCCCTTTGTGATGGCGACGGCGGCAGTGGCGCGGATCAAGCGGATCAAGATCGGGCTGGCGATCCACACGCTGGGGCTGAACACGGGGAAGAATGAGGACCCGCGAGTATCGCGCTATGCGGCGCTCTGGCCCTCCGACCCGCTGGAGACGGCGGAGGCCGTGGCGACGATAGACCAGGTGAGCCGCGGGCGGTTCATCTACGGGGCGGGCGGCTACACGGCGGGCGACCCGCAGCGCCAGCGCAACTTCTACGAATTCCTGGAAGTGATGCAGCTTGCCTGGAAGGATGGGCCCTTCCCGGGCTACGAAGGCGAGTTCTACCGCCATCCGCCGAACCCGGGCGTCGCGCCGAAGCCGTACAGCAGGCGCATCCCCATCTCCGTAGCGGCGGACAACCAGAAGAGCTTTCCCAAAATCGGCGAGAAAGGCTATCAACTACTCATCGGGGCCGGAACGTCGCACAATCCGCGCGGGGAATCGGCGATGATCGAGGATGTGAAGCGATACAGGGAGTCGTGGAAGGCGGCCGGCCACCCGGGCGAGCCGCAGATCACGGTGCGCATCCCCACGCACGTGGCGGAGACGAAGGAGCGCGCGCTGCAAGATGTGGAGGAGACGATGAAGCTGGCCTGGGAGCGCGCGCTGAACAAGATGCTGCCGCAGGCGGCCCCGGGCACGCCGAGCGCGCAATCGGCGGAGCGGATGAACCTCTTCGGGACGGCTGAAGAGGCGATCGAGCGCATCCACCGGCTGAGAGAGACCATGGGCGCGACGGAGATCATGTTCGAGACGAACTACTGGGGCCGGATCCCGACCGAGCGCGTGCTGAACTCCATGCGCCTCATCACAGAGAAGGTCATCCCCAAGTTCGCGTGACCGGCCCGCCGAGAGCCATCATGAAGCACGACCCACGACTCTACATCACGGGGCACAACGCCAAGGGCGAGTCCATCTGGGCGGCGGAGCGCGCCCTTGACCTGGCCGCGCCCGCGCAGGGCGTGAAGACGGACCCGCTGTGGCAGATCTCGCGGGTGCCGGTGCCGATGGATGAAAGCGGCGCGGTGACCCCCGGCCTCTTGTGGTTCGCGAACGGGCTCAACTTTCGCTACGTGGTCTTTCCGCCGCGATCGCGGCGGGCTTCCGCATTTGAGAGGCCGCCGCGGGCGGGGCTGCACGAGACGGACACCGTGGACCTCATCGTCATGGTCTCGGGCGAATTGTACGTCGGGCTTGAGGGGACGAAGAGAGAGGTGGCCCTGCGGTCGGGAGACGTCCTCATCCAGCGCGGGACGACGCACTACTGGCACAACAAGGGCAAACGTCCCGCCGTCTTCACCGTCGTCATCGTGGATGCCAAGCGGACGGCCAAGACGCCGCGGACGAAATCAGGCGCGCGCTCCACGAGAGTCGGCAGGCCGGCGCAGATGCGCCGGTGATGCCGCGCCATCCGGCGACCGGGTGATCGTTGGGTTCATGGTCAGTCATACCCTCCGGAGCATCGCTTCTCGCCCCATGCCGTGTGACAATAGAAGGTGCGATGTTGTTTGCCCATCTTTGCGTAAAGGTGTCCTAACGTGAGCGATTCACAGAATCAGCCCGTGAACGAAAACGACGTGAGCCAGGCAGGAGGGATCCTCTTTGATGTCTCCGAGCGCCGCTTCCTCGAGGGGCCGCACACCTGGAGGAACGGGCTGGTTCAGGCTACGTGAGTCTTCTTCGAGATGATCCGCGGCTTCCGCACCCTGCACTTTGTGGGGCCGTGCGTCACGGTCTTCGGCTCGGCGCGATTTTCTGAAGCCAATCCGAATTATGCGCTTGGTCGCGCCGCTGGCTTTGAGCTGGCGAAGGCGGGCTTCACGGTGGTCACCGGCGGCGGCCCCGGCATCATGGAGGCGGCGAACCGAGGCGCGAGGGAGGCTGGCGGCCACAGCGTGGGCTGCGGCATCAAGCTGCCGATGGAGCAGGCGCGCAACCCCTACATAGACACGTGGGTGGAGTTTCACTATTTCTTTGTGCGCAAGGTGATGCTCGTCAAGTATTCCTACGGCTTTGTCGTGCTGCCCGGCGGCTTCGGCACGATGGACGAGGTCTTTGAGACGGCGACGCTGATCCAGACGGGCAAGATCAGGGACTTTCCTCTGGTGCTGTTGGGCAAGGACTTCTGGACGCCCATCCTGAACTTCATGCGCGACCGCATGGTTGGCTACGGGACCATCAATGCGGAGGATATTGACCGACTGATCGTCACCGACGATCCAAAAGAGGCGGCGGTGCGGATCCGCCAGACGGCCTTCACGAAGTTCGGGGTGCGGTTCGCAAGGCCGAAGAAGCGGCGGTGGTGGCTTCTGGAGGGCAGGGCTAAGCGGCGGCCATCGCCTCAGGGCTAGGCGCGCCCCAGGAGATCCTTGAGCACGTAGCCATTGTGCTCCCCCAGGTATGGGAAGCGGCGGATGTCCGCCGGGGCGGTGGAGATGTGGAAGGGCGGCGCGTGGTAGGTGAACGATTCGCCGTCCGGATGCTTCCGCGAGGCGAGATAGGTGCGGTGGGCCAACTGCGGGTCGCTGTGCAGGTCCCCTGGCTTGTGCACGGCCCCGGCCTCCACGCCCGCCGCTTGCAGCTCGCGCATGGACTCATCGGGCGCGCGCGCGCCCGTCCACCCTTCGATGAGCGCCGTCGCCTCCGCCTCATTTGCCCGGCGCGCCTGCAGCGTCGCGAAGCGCGCATCGCGCGCCATCTCCCCGCGCCCTATGGCGGCGCAGAGCTTCGCCCAATCGGCATCCGAATGCACGGCGATGGCGCACCAGGCGTCATCGCCTTTGCAGCGGAAGGCACCGTGGGGCGAAGCGGCGTCCGAGCGGTTCCCCTCGCGCGTTGCGATCCTGCCGCTCACCTGGTAATCCAGGATCGCCGGCTCGACGAAGAGGAGCGGCGCCTCAAGCTGCGAGAGGTCAATGTACGCGCCCTGCCCGGTGCGCCGTCGCCGCTCGAGCGCGGCCAGGACGGCAGCGACGGCCAGCGGCGGGCCGATGTAATCGGTATAGGCGCCGACGGGCAGACACGGCTCGCGGTCCGGCCAGCCGGAGACGTGGACAAAGCCGCCCCTGGCGGCGAGTCCCGCGCCAAGGCCGATGTGGTGCGCATGCGGGCCCGTCTGCCCCAGGGCGCTCATGCTGATCATCACCAGGTCCGGCCTGACGGCGCGCAGGCGCTCGTAGGTGAGGCCCCAGCCCTTGAGGACGCGCGGCGAGTAATTCTCGACGATAACGTCCGATTGCGCGATGAGCGCGGTCGCCGCCTCGATGGAGCCGGGCTCGTTCATATCGAGCGTCAGGGAGAGCTTCGAGTGGTTGTATTGGGCGAAGCGCGCGCTATTACCGCCCTTCACATTGCCGCGCTTGGGCGGATGGAAGCGCAGCTGGTCGGCGCGTTTGACGCCTTCGATTTTGATGACCTCCGCGCCGTAATCGCCGAGGGTTGTTCCCGTGAGCGGGCCTGCGATGAGCGTGGAGAACTCCACCACGCGGATGCCGTGCAGTGGCGCTGCGCTCATATCGCGCCCTGCGCTTTCAGCTTCGCCACTCGGCGCGGCGCGAGGTTGAGGATGCCGCCATAGACGGCGGCGTTGTGTTCTCCCGGCCTGGGCGCAGGCCGTGTGGGAAGGGGACGCTCCTCCGGGCAGAGGATGAAGGTGCCCGGGTGCAGCACGTCGCGGCCCAGGTCCGGGTGGCGCACGTTGGTGAAGAAGCTGCGCGCCTGCAGCTGCGGGTCGGCGCAGATATCGGCCACGGTGCTGATGGCATCGGCCAGCAGGCGGCGCTTCACGGCCTCTTCACGGATCTGGGCCTTCGTCTTCGTCATGAAGAAGCGGAGAAGGTCGTCTTCATATCGGGAAAGCTGTTCTTTTGCAACCTGCTCGATTTTTGTATTTTGGATATCTACATGCTCCAGGCCGCCGGCCATGCCCACTTCCTTCATCCACTGGACCAAGGGCGTCATGAACGGCACCGCGTTCTTGCCGAAGCTGATAAGAAAGGCTAGGTGGCCGTCCTTGCACGGATAGATGGAGCGCCGGGAGACCGTCGTCACCATTCGGCTGCCCTCGCGCTTGAACTCGGCGCGGTCCACCTCCCAGGCCGGGAGGGCACTGCCGATGGGCAGGATGAGGGAGTCCAGGATGGAGCAATCAACGTGAGAGCCTTCGCCGGTCTGCATGCGCGCCGCGTGGGCCATCAGCGTGCCGACCGCCGCGTAGCTGCACCCGTGGGCTACGGCCTGCTCTATGGAGACGCGCACCGGCGGGCGGTCCGGGTCGCCGATGAGGTTCATGATGCCGCCCAGGGCCATGAGCGTCAGGTCGGACGCGCGGTAGTCCTTGTACGGGCCGCTCTGCCCGAACGCGGTGATGGAGGTGAGGACGATGCCGGGATTGACGGCGCGCAGCGCTTCGAAGCCGAGGCCGAGGCTGTCCATGTGCCCCGGCGCAAACGATTCGATGACGACATCGGCCTTTGCCGCGAGCTGCTTGAAGAGGGCCGTTCCCTCGGGCCGCGCGAGATCCAGGGTGATGCTCTCCTTGTTGTGGTTGTAGGAAAGCCACACCATGCTATGGGCCTTGCTCTTGACCTTGGCCACGCGCGGCCCGGAGCTGCGCCCGGGATCGCCGCCGGGCGGCTCCACCTTGATGACGCGCGCGCCCAGATCGGCCAGGATGCGCCCGGCCATGGAGCCCTTTTCATCTGTGAGGTCGAGCGCGGTGAGGTGCGAAAGGAAGCCGTATCTGCCGGGCACGGGATGCTCCTAGATGACGCCCTGCTCGCGGAGCTGGGCGAGCTTGGCATCGTCAAAGCCGAGGATGGAGGCGTAGACGTCCCTATTGTGCTGGCCCAGCTCGGGCGCGGGTTTGTTGAAGTCATACTGCATGCCGGACATGTGCTGGAAGGGCGAGCCGATGACCTTCAGCTTCCCCACTCCAGGCTGGTCCACTTCTTTGATCATGCCGCGGGCCGCGATGTGCGTATCGTGCAGCAGCTGGTCCACGGACTTCACGATCCCGGAGGCGACGCGGTTCTTGAGGAGGATCTGCATCGCCTCCTCTGCCGTCTTATCGCTCAGCCAGACGTCAATCAGCGCATCGGCGTCCTGGCGGTGCTTCCGGCGGCCCTTGCGTCCCGCCCAGTCCGGGTCGTTCGCCAGCTCGTCGCCGCCGACGAGCTTGAGCATCGTCTGCCACTGGCGGTTGGAGACGCACCCGATGTAGATGTAGTCGTCCTTCGCCTTGAAGACGCCTCGCCCGGCCATCTCGTTCTCGCCGCCCGTGCGCTCGATGACGACATTTTCCGCGAAGTACTTGGGGATGGCGAAGGAGCCGACGAGATACCAGACCGTATCGTGCATCGAAATGTCTATCCACTGGCCCTGGCCTGTCTGGCGCTGCTGCATGATAGCGGCCAGGATGGCGATGGTGAGATAGAGCGGGCTGTGGAAATCGGCGACGGAGAAGGGGAGAGGCATTGGCGGCTTATCGGGCTCGCCGTTCATGCCGGTCAGTCCGCCCATCGCCACAACGGCGAAGTCGTAGGCCATCATGGGGCTGTAGGGCCCCGTCTGGCCGAAGCCGGAGAGGGAGGCGTAGACGGCGCGCGGGTTGACGGCCTTCACATCGTCATAGCTCAGGCCCCAGGCCTTCATCATCCCCGGCTTGAAGTTCTCAACGATGACGTCCGACTTCTTGGCGATATCCAGGGCGATCTTGCGTGCCTCGGGCTTCCGGAGGTCGAGGGTGACGCTCTTTTTGCCCCGGTTCCACTGGGTGAAGTGGTAGGGCCACTTGCCCAGCAGCGGCGGCAGCGTCCGTGAATCGTCGCCGACTCCGGGCGCCTCCACCTTGATGACCTCCGCCCCGAAATCGGCTAGGAGGAGCGTGCAGAGCGGCGCGGCGGCGACCCGGGAGAAGTCCAGGACGCGCACACCTTCGAGTATCTTTGCCATGGGGCCTCCTCTCTCATGACTGCGGCGGCGGTTACTCGCCGCGCGGCAGGCCCAGGCCGCGGGTGGCGATGACGTTGCGCTGGATCTCGGAGGCGCCGCCGGTGATGGTGGACAGGGGCGCCGCATGGTAGGCCTGGGCGAAGGCCCCTTCGCCGGGGACGTGCTTGGAGCCGGCCTCCAGCTCGCCGTAGTGCCCCAACATCTCCATGCTCGTATGGACGAGTTCCTTTTCGAATTCGGAGATGAGGACCTTGAGCGATGAGGCCTCATAGCTCGGCATGATCTTGTTGGACATCTGCCACCCCACCTTATAGCAGAGGACGCGTAGGGCGCGCAGTTTGGCGGCGTGCCGCGCCGCCTCCCGCCGGAGGGGCAGTTCGTCCCAGAGTAGCCGGCCGTTGCGCGTGTGGCTTTTTGCGTAGTCAATGATGCTGGTGAGCATCCGCGCGTGCATGCCCACATTGAAGATGCGCTCGTAGGCCAGCGCCGTGCTGGCGTAGTAGAAGCCCTTGTTCTTTTCGCCCACCAAGCGATTCTTGGGAACGCGGACGCCGTCATAGAAGACGGCGTTGGTGCGCGCGCCGCTTACCGCGTACATCGGCGTCAGCTTGATGCCGGGAGACCTCATGTCCACCATAAAGAGGGAGATGCCCTTGTGCTTGGGGGCCTTGGGGTCCGTGCGCACGGCCAGCCAGTGGTACTCCGCCCAGTGGCAGGTGGTGTTGTACATCTTCTGCCCGGTGATGATGAAGTCGTCGCCGTCCTCCACCGCCTGCATCTTGAGGGAGGCGAGGTCCGACCCGGCCTCCGGCTCCGTGTAGCCCAGGGCGAAGTCTATCTCGTACTTCGCGATCTTGGGCAGG
This region of Chloroflexota bacterium genomic DNA includes:
- the hemC gene encoding hydroxymethylbilane synthase, encoding MPPRQRITIGTRGSPLALTQTKGVIALLRKRFPKVSFIIKEIRTQGDVKADAPLESLPRGLFAKELEQALERGEIDLAVHSFKDLPTQLAPGFAIAAITKREDPRDVLVSPSYASLQALPKGARLGTSSPRRAAQMRAWRPDLAVLPIRGNVGTRIAKAGGPGFDGVVLAAAGVHRLGMHRHIREYIAPSICIPEPGQGALALEVRAGDGATAKIAAAARDRAATAAVTAEVAVLRALGGGCKTPIAAYAERKGAKLYLRAMVSDTAGRRVLRATASGTDNHPERLGTRLANRLLAMGAADVLAGEKEKA
- a CDS encoding uroporphyrinogen-III synthase; protein product: MSRERAAKPLSGKRVMVTRSPDQSSAFANLLAEAGAAPVVIPAIIVGPPPDWRPMDEAIARLGNHDWVVFTSSNGVDYFFKRLAHAGKDAAALAGNKVATVGRATANTLRGHCREPDFVPSKHTSEVLVKEMGEARLKGKRVLTPRSDIAPDAIVKQMQAMGATVTDVPAYHTAMPEESRTKAVRAMTGGEVDIVTFTSSSTVMSLMTLLGDKARPLINGVTVACIGPVTAKTAEENGLRVDVMAGDNTTTGLVAALEAWAARKGG
- the hemB gene encoding porphobilinogen synthase, yielding MAAIFPVLRMRRLRRSEPVRQLVRETSLSPQDFIYPMFVTHGKGVRKEISAMPGCYHLSPDEAVREAQEVKRLGIPAVLLFGIPASKDGVGSEAYVESGIVQQAVRAIKQAVPEIVVVTDVCLCEYTDHGHCGIVVDGHVENDKSLELIAQAALSHAKAGADVVAPSDMMDGRVAAIRRLLDADGFSTTPIMSYAAKYASAFFGPFREAAGSAPQFGDRRGYQMDPANAREALREMEMDIGEGADIIMVKPALAYLDIIARARQRFDLPIAAYNVSGEYSMLKAAARNGWLDERRSVMEALTGIKRAGADIIITYHAKDAAKWLSE
- the hemL gene encoding glutamate-1-semialdehyde-2,1-aminomutase, whose translation is MPSRSERLFQEAQRYLPGGVDSPVRAFRAVGGAPRFIARGRGAYLFDADGKRYVDYVGSWGPLILGHAHPKVVAALQKAARLGTSYGAPTELETTLAKLVVKAFPSIEMLRFVSSGTEACMSAIRAARAYTGRDTIVKFDGCYHGHSDGLLVKAGSGGATFGVPDSAGVPAAYAALTLVAKYNDASSVEALLQANKGKVAAIIIEPIAANIGVVPPKPGFLKALREMADAHGVLLIFDEVISGFRVAFGGAQQLYGIKADLTCLGKIIGGGMPVGAYGGRREIMEKIAPLGPAYQAGTLSGNPLAMTAGIETLKALSAAGVYKRLEKASNALEVGLGEAARKNGREVAITRMGSLLTLFFAKGPADSWAAVEKADRQQFGAFFHRMLESCIYLPPSQFEAWFVSLAHSESDIQKTVRAAEKALAA
- the dnaN gene encoding DNA polymerase III subunit beta, translated to MKLSCLQENLSRGLAIVGRAVATRTTLPITNNVYLATENGRLKLAATNLEIAIVHWVGAKIEKEGAITVPARLLTDFVNSLPNDKVEMDLSGKSKSLQLKCAKFEARFSGMDAEDFPPIPTIDQGVTMKIEAEHLRTAIGRVVFAAATEDSRPVLTGVNLEVEGDMLTLAAADGFRLSVDKTKVSTPVKEKLSVIVPARALNEVGKLIAEAKDPVTVTVNAAKSQILFSMENVRLVSQLIQGAFPNYSQLIPQKHSTRVTVDLEEFLRATKAASIFARDASGIVRLHMTPKDGADGEGKVAVSARAEEVGDNVGEIEAHIGGPEAKIAFNAKYLTDVLNVIGKGELLLDVTNASSPGLFHLSGAKDANYKHVVMPMFVQW
- a CDS encoding acyl-CoA dehydrogenase, which codes for MHFSFSETEERFQHDMRSFLQASLPPDWDGPVLSSEERNMEVILVLRKKLAKKGWLTIGWAKEYGGLGESPIMQTIYLEELAYHRASVRDIGVELLGPTLALHGTEEQKRTFLPPLSRGEMVWCQGYSEPGTGSDLASLTTRAVEDGDDFIVTGRKVWISNAHLSNWMFLLARTGEANSRHNGLSFLLLDMKSPGVTVRPIHDMIGGHHFNEVTLDDVRIPKRWLVGEKNRGWAVSVTLLTFERQRIDYSARGRRTLEELVAYVRDISALSRESASARLIRQSLADLVIRVNMNRLMAYRVAQAFAKGELPTTQASITKVSGAELLQAMARVGMQLLGLYGQVETESKHAKLAGRLLRMYALSLSTSIAGGTNEIQRNLIATRGLGLPR